A window of Lactococcus lactis contains these coding sequences:
- a CDS encoding cytochrome B — protein sequence MDEQTKYERFFVRSSMVLGKRGTFSEEENRLFFSSFCMTKRKIFCPFYFYKMGRWRLRKANRHNPKGIKGESETSPFSSNIVIQERSDLYYNVIACSIYGFIFSILL from the coding sequence GTGGATGAACAAACAAAATACGAGAGATTTTTTGTTCGTTCATCCATGGTTTTAGGAAAAAGAGGGACGTTTTCGGAAGAAGAAAATCGTCTCTTTTTTTCTTCTTTTTGTATGACAAAAAGAAAGATCTTTTGCCCATTTTATTTTTATAAAATGGGTAGGTGGCGTTTGCGTAAAGCAAATCGACACAATCCAAAGGGGATAAAAGGGGAAAGTGAAACTTCCCCCTTTTCAAGCAACATTGTAATACAAGAACGAAGTGATTTGTATTACAATGTGATAGCTTGCAGTATTTATGGGTTTATATTTTCTATTTTGTTGTGA